In one window of Microtus pennsylvanicus isolate mMicPen1 chromosome 2, mMicPen1.hap1, whole genome shotgun sequence DNA:
- the LOC142844992 gene encoding olfactory receptor 4K3-like encodes MEGRNQSIVSEFVLLGLSHSEDIQVSLFIIFLMFYLLIVLGNIVIMVLITTDRNLHSPMYFFLANLSFVDMWLSSVTTPKMIADVLRENKTISFAGCMSQVFFAHCIGAGEMVLLVVMAYDRYVAICKPLHYLTIMNLKRCTGLVLISWTIGFVHALSQLVAILQLPLCGPMEIDSFFCDIPLVINLACMDSNDLDTLVNADCGVVIVTCFILLLMSYTYILFTVQRSSNSGASKALSTCSAHITVVMIFFVPCIFIYVWPLNITWLDKFLAVFYSVFAPLLNPAIYTLRNKEMRNSMKRLKSYFINNKVNI; translated from the coding sequence ATGGAAGGAAGGAATCAGTCCATAGTATCAGAATTTGTGCTTTTGGGACTTTCCCATTCAGAAGATATTCAGGTCTCACTGTTCAtaatatttttgatgttttatCTGCTCATTGTGTTGGGAAATATTGTCATCATGGTCCTTATCACCACGGATCGCAATCTCCATTCCCCGATGTACTTCTTTTTGGCCAACCTGTCCTTTGTTGATATGTGGCTTTCCTCAGTCACAACTCCTAAAATGATAGCAGATGTTCTGAGAGAAAACAAGACCATCTCCTTTGCAGGCTGCATGTCCCAGGTCTTCTTTGCCCATTGCATCGGTGCAGGAGAGATGGTACTGTTGGTGGTAATggcttatgaccgctatgtggccatctgtaaaCCACTCCACTACCTCACCATTATGAACCTGAAAAGATGCACTGGGTTGGTGTTGATTTCTTGGACCATTGGCTTTGTGCACGCCCTGAGTCAGCTTGTGGCAATTTTGCAGCTGCCTCTCTGTGGTCCCATGGAAATTGATAGCTTCTTCTGTGATATCCCACTGGTGATCAACCTAGCATGCATGGATTCCAATGACTTGGACACTTTAGTAAATGCTGACTGTGGAGTTGTGATTGTAACCTGTTTCATTCTGCTGCTCATGTCCTACACATATATTCTTTTCACTGTTCAGCGGAGTTCTAACTCTGGTGCATCTAAGGCCCTATCtacatgcagtgcccacatcACAGTGGTGATGATCTTTTTTGTTCCCTGCATCTTCATCTATGTGTGGCCACTCAATATCACCTGGTTAGACAAATTCCTTGCTGTGTTTTACTCTGTCTTTGCACCTCTCCTAAATCCAGCTATTTATacactgagaaacaaagaaatgagaaactCTATGAAGAGATTAAAAAGCTATTTCATAAATAACAAGGTAAATATATAA